In Sphingopyxis sp. 113P3, one DNA window encodes the following:
- the uvrA gene encoding excinuclease ABC subunit UvrA produces MSLTHISVRGAREHNLKGVDVDLPRDSLIVITGLSGSGKSSLAFDTIYAEGQRRYVESLSAYARQFLEMMQKPDVEHIDGLSPAISIEQKTTSRNPRSTVATVTEIYDYMRLLWARVGIPYSPATGEPISAQTVSQMVDRVMELPEGTRAYLLAPVVRGRKGEYRKELAQWQKEGFTRVRIDGTFYEIEEAPALDKKYKHDIEVVVDRIVVREGIETRLADSFETALKLAEGVAYVDMADGKVPGREGEIGGAMKGAGIPDNRLIFSEKFSCPVSGFTIAEIEPRLFSFNAPQGACPACDGLGERLEFDPELVVPNHALSLKKGAVVPWAKSNPPSPYYMQVLESLGKAYGFSLDTPWQDLPGEVQRVILYGSGGKPVELTFKDGRRTYTTHKAFEGVIGNLNRRMLQTESAWMREELGKYQTAQPCETCHGARLRPEPLAVKIAGEDISQSARRSVADALHWFGTLEEKLGDQQRQIAHAILKEINERLGFLNNVGLDYLNLNRTSGTLSGGESQRIRLASQIGSGLSGVLYVLDEPSIGLHQRDNDRLLATLKRLRDLGNTVIVVEHDEDAIRSADYVVDMGPGAGVHGGEIVAEGPLKQVLANKKSLTAAYLTGAKKIEVPKHRRPGNGFDLTLKGARANNLRNVTAKIPLGTFTCVTGLSGSGKSSLVIDTLYASAARTLNGARLVAGPHEALTGLEHCDKVIDIDQSPIGRTPRSNPATYTGAFTVIRDWFAGLPEAQARGYKPGRFSFNVKGGRCETCTGDGLIKIEMHFLPDVYVTCETCHGKRYNRETLEVKFKGKSIADVLDMTVEDAAEFFKAVPAIRDKMAMLCRVGLGYIKVGQQATTLSGGEAQRVKLAKELSRRSTGQTLYILDEPTTGLHFEDVRKLLEVLQALVDQGNSVVVIEHNLDVIKTADWIVDLGPEGGVKGGEIVAAGTPEEVAKSPRSFTGQYLAPLLAK; encoded by the coding sequence ATGAGTCTCACTCACATCTCCGTGCGCGGCGCGCGCGAGCATAATCTGAAGGGCGTCGACGTCGACCTGCCGCGCGACAGCCTCATCGTGATCACCGGGCTTTCGGGTTCGGGCAAATCGAGCCTCGCCTTCGACACCATCTACGCCGAGGGACAGCGGCGCTATGTCGAGAGCCTGTCGGCCTATGCGCGCCAGTTTCTCGAGATGATGCAGAAACCCGACGTCGAACATATCGACGGCCTGTCGCCCGCGATCAGCATCGAGCAGAAAACGACGAGCCGCAACCCGCGCTCGACCGTCGCAACGGTGACCGAGATCTACGACTATATGCGCCTGCTCTGGGCGCGGGTCGGCATCCCCTATTCGCCCGCGACCGGCGAGCCGATTTCGGCGCAGACGGTCAGCCAGATGGTCGACCGGGTGATGGAACTGCCCGAGGGCACGCGCGCCTATCTGCTTGCCCCCGTCGTGCGCGGCCGCAAGGGCGAGTACCGAAAGGAACTCGCGCAGTGGCAGAAGGAGGGCTTCACCCGCGTCCGCATCGACGGGACCTTCTACGAGATCGAAGAGGCGCCCGCGCTCGACAAGAAATACAAGCATGACATCGAGGTTGTCGTCGACCGCATCGTGGTGCGCGAAGGCATTGAGACGCGCCTTGCCGACAGTTTCGAAACGGCGCTCAAACTCGCCGAAGGTGTCGCCTATGTCGACATGGCTGACGGGAAGGTTCCCGGACGCGAGGGCGAGATCGGCGGCGCGATGAAGGGCGCCGGGATACCGGACAATCGCCTGATCTTCAGCGAGAAATTCTCCTGCCCCGTTTCAGGCTTCACCATCGCGGAGATCGAACCGCGCCTCTTCAGCTTCAACGCGCCGCAGGGCGCGTGTCCCGCGTGCGACGGGCTGGGCGAACGGCTCGAATTTGACCCCGAACTCGTCGTTCCCAATCACGCGCTGAGCCTCAAGAAGGGCGCGGTCGTACCCTGGGCGAAATCGAACCCGCCTTCCCCCTATTATATGCAGGTGCTCGAGAGTCTGGGCAAAGCCTATGGTTTTTCGCTCGACACGCCGTGGCAGGACTTGCCGGGCGAGGTGCAGCGGGTCATCCTTTACGGCAGCGGCGGAAAGCCCGTTGAGCTCACCTTCAAGGACGGGCGCCGCACCTATACGACGCACAAGGCCTTCGAAGGCGTCATCGGCAATCTCAACCGGCGCATGCTGCAGACCGAGAGCGCGTGGATGCGCGAGGAACTCGGCAAATATCAGACCGCGCAGCCGTGCGAGACGTGCCACGGCGCGCGTTTGCGCCCCGAGCCGCTCGCGGTCAAGATTGCAGGAGAGGACATCAGCCAGTCCGCGCGGCGCAGCGTCGCCGACGCGCTACACTGGTTCGGCACGCTCGAGGAGAAGCTCGGCGACCAGCAAAGGCAGATCGCCCATGCGATCCTGAAGGAAATCAACGAGCGCCTCGGCTTCCTCAACAATGTCGGGCTCGACTACCTCAACCTGAACCGCACCAGCGGCACGCTCTCGGGCGGCGAGAGCCAGCGCATTCGCCTTGCGAGCCAGATCGGCAGCGGGCTCTCGGGCGTGCTCTACGTCCTCGACGAACCCTCGATCGGCCTTCACCAGCGCGACAATGACCGGCTGCTTGCGACACTCAAGCGCCTCCGCGACCTTGGCAACACGGTCATTGTCGTCGAGCATGACGAGGATGCGATCCGCAGCGCCGACTATGTCGTCGACATGGGCCCGGGGGCCGGCGTCCACGGCGGCGAGATCGTTGCTGAAGGCCCGCTCAAACAGGTGCTCGCGAACAAGAAGAGCCTTACCGCCGCCTATTTGACGGGCGCGAAGAAGATCGAAGTCCCGAAACACCGCCGCCCCGGCAATGGGTTCGACCTCACGCTGAAGGGCGCGCGGGCGAACAATCTTCGCAATGTCACCGCGAAGATCCCGCTTGGCACCTTCACCTGCGTCACCGGCCTCTCGGGCTCGGGCAAATCGAGCCTCGTCATCGACACCCTCTATGCGAGCGCGGCGCGGACGCTCAACGGCGCCCGGCTGGTCGCAGGACCGCACGAGGCGCTCACGGGCCTTGAGCATTGCGACAAGGTGATCGACATCGACCAGTCACCGATCGGCCGCACCCCGCGGTCGAACCCAGCGACCTATACGGGCGCCTTCACGGTGATCCGCGACTGGTTCGCGGGACTGCCCGAGGCGCAGGCGCGCGGCTACAAGCCGGGGCGCTTCAGCTTCAACGTCAAGGGCGGGCGCTGCGAGACCTGCACCGGCGATGGCCTTATCAAGATCGAGATGCACTTTCTGCCCGACGTCTATGTGACGTGCGAGACGTGCCACGGCAAACGCTACAACCGCGAGACGCTGGAGGTGAAGTTCAAGGGCAAGAGCATCGCCGACGTGCTCGACATGACGGTGGAGGACGCCGCCGAATTCTTCAAGGCGGTCCCCGCGATCCGCGACAAGATGGCGATGCTCTGCCGTGTCGGGCTTGGCTATATCAAGGTCGGGCAGCAGGCGACGACGCTCTCCGGCGGCGAAGCGCAGCGCGTGAAGCTTGCAAAAGAGCTGTCACGGCGCTCCACTGGGCAGACGCTCTATATTCTCGACGAGCCGACCACCGGACTTCATTTCGAGGATGTCCGCAAGCTATTGGAGGTGCTGCAGGCTCTGGTCGACCAGGGCAACAGCGTGGTGGTGATCGAGCACAACCTCGACGTCATCAAGACCGCCGACTGGATCGTCGACCTTGGCCCCGAAGGCGGCGTCAAGGGCGGTGAAATCGTCGCCGCGGGCACGCCGGAAGAGGTTGCGAAAAGCCCGCGCAGCTTTACCGGGCAATATCTGGCGCCGCTGCTCGCCAAATAG
- a CDS encoding M13 family metallopeptidase — MKRFLLLSAASLALAGSAVWAHSDEAPQAQSAPADAASLKPLRFGSWGVDLGARDISVRPGDDFDRYANGSWFRRTEIPADQASAGVDYDVYNLTQRQLSALVISAPASGQVGGLYQSFMDEARIEALGAKPLMADIAQVEAIRDKAEMARFMGRSQGAFGASIVGGEPYADTADPTVNVLWLGQGGIGLPDREYYLSDDFKTQRDAYRAYIVRTMKLIGNAAPERAADAIMAFETEIARASWAIADRRDLGKINNPMSSAELAAYAPGLDWDAWFAGAGIAAQKRIIVNEKSALRDIAAVYARTPLGTIKLWQMFHVANNAAPYLPKAFVDNRFEFAKAMSGVSEQRPRWKRGLTLVDGSLGELVGETYARQYFPPSAKAKMEALVANLKLAMGDRIRGNSWMAPATKEAALAKLEKMDVMVGHPDKWRDYRGLKIDPADLYGNVQRSAAFEYAYALSELNQPVDRKKWSMNPQEVNAYNGGLENKIVFPAAILQAPYFSESVDDAVNYGAIGAVIGHEITHGFDDQGRKIDANGAVRDWWTKEDAARFETQARRFGAQYATYEAAPGAFINPDLTMGENIADLAGLEVAYDAYHRSLGGKEAPVIDGLTGDQRFFLAFAQAWRDKARDDAIRQQVASDEHSPARWRIIGPLRNVDGWYKAFGVTADAKYYLKPEDRTRIW; from the coding sequence ATGAAGAGATTTCTGCTTTTGTCGGCAGCGTCGCTCGCGCTCGCTGGCTCGGCCGTGTGGGCACATTCGGATGAGGCGCCGCAGGCGCAATCAGCGCCCGCGGACGCTGCCTCGCTCAAACCGCTGCGCTTTGGCAGCTGGGGCGTCGACCTTGGCGCGCGCGACATTTCGGTGCGGCCAGGTGATGATTTCGATCGCTACGCCAACGGCAGCTGGTTTCGCCGCACCGAAATCCCCGCCGATCAGGCGTCGGCGGGGGTCGACTATGACGTCTATAACCTCACCCAGCGTCAGCTCAGCGCGCTAGTCATCAGTGCGCCGGCGTCGGGGCAGGTCGGGGGCCTCTATCAGAGCTTCATGGACGAGGCGCGCATCGAGGCGCTGGGCGCAAAACCGCTGATGGCCGACATCGCCCAAGTCGAGGCGATCAGGGACAAGGCCGAAATGGCCCGCTTCATGGGGCGCTCGCAGGGCGCTTTCGGCGCCAGCATCGTCGGCGGCGAGCCTTATGCCGACACCGCCGATCCGACGGTAAATGTGCTGTGGCTGGGCCAGGGCGGGATCGGGCTTCCCGACCGTGAATATTATCTGTCGGACGACTTCAAGACGCAGCGCGACGCCTACCGCGCCTATATCGTGCGCACGATGAAGCTGATCGGTAACGCCGCGCCTGAACGCGCGGCCGATGCGATCATGGCGTTCGAGACCGAAATCGCGAGGGCAAGCTGGGCAATCGCCGACCGGCGAGATCTTGGCAAGATCAACAATCCGATGTCGTCGGCGGAGCTTGCCGCCTATGCGCCCGGGCTCGACTGGGATGCCTGGTTCGCTGGCGCCGGCATTGCCGCCCAAAAGCGGATCATCGTCAACGAGAAGAGCGCTCTTCGGGACATTGCGGCCGTCTACGCGAGAACACCGCTCGGCACGATCAAGCTGTGGCAGATGTTCCACGTCGCCAATAATGCCGCGCCCTATCTGCCGAAAGCGTTCGTCGACAATCGGTTCGAATTCGCCAAGGCAATGAGCGGGGTCAGCGAGCAGCGCCCGCGCTGGAAGCGCGGGCTGACGCTGGTCGACGGCAGCCTCGGCGAGCTGGTCGGCGAAACCTATGCAAGGCAATATTTCCCGCCGAGCGCCAAGGCGAAGATGGAAGCGCTCGTTGCCAACCTCAAGCTTGCGATGGGCGACCGCATCCGCGGTAACAGCTGGATGGCACCCGCGACCAAGGAGGCCGCCCTTGCCAAGCTTGAAAAGATGGACGTCATGGTGGGCCATCCCGACAAGTGGCGCGACTATAGAGGTCTCAAGATCGATCCCGCCGATCTTTACGGCAACGTCCAGCGCAGCGCCGCGTTCGAATATGCCTATGCGCTGAGCGAGCTCAACCAGCCTGTCGACCGCAAGAAATGGTCGATGAACCCGCAGGAAGTGAATGCCTATAATGGCGGGCTTGAAAACAAGATCGTCTTTCCCGCTGCGATCCTGCAGGCCCCCTATTTCAGCGAGAGCGTCGACGATGCAGTGAACTATGGCGCGATCGGCGCGGTCATCGGCCACGAGATCACGCACGGCTTCGACGACCAGGGGCGCAAGATCGACGCGAACGGCGCGGTGCGCGACTGGTGGACCAAGGAAGATGCAGCGCGCTTCGAAACGCAGGCAAGGCGTTTCGGCGCGCAATATGCGACCTATGAGGCGGCGCCGGGGGCCTTCATCAACCCTGATCTCACGATGGGCGAGAATATTGCCGATCTTGCCGGACTCGAGGTCGCCTACGATGCCTATCACCGCTCGCTTGGGGGCAAGGAAGCCCCCGTTATCGACGGGCTGACGGGCGACCAGCGCTTCTTCCTCGCCTTCGCCCAGGCGTGGCGCGACAAGGCGCGCGACGATGCAATCCGGCAGCAGGTCGCGAGTGACGAGCATAGTCCGGCGCGCTGGCGCATCATCGGTCCGCTTCGCAATGTCGATGGCTGGTACAAGGCGTTTGGCGTGACGGCCGACGCCAAATATTATCTGAAGCCAGAGGATCGCACCCGGATCTGGTAA
- a CDS encoding BCCT family transporter produces the protein MTAPLPRSINRPVFLIPLAVLATALGASLWRGTAFLALETAFNDWILLRFGPVFTVASVLFLALLAAIALSPFGGSIIGGPHARPLLGRWRWFAVTLCTTIATGILFWGVAEPLFHLNAPPKMLGLVPGSDGAATFAMSTMFLHWTLTPYAIYTVAALAFAIIYYNRREPFRLSSLFVPLLGQRAHGPVGSAVDILCLYALVAGMAASLGAGILSLAGGVEGLGGFVGGVPLRWAIAGLIVASFLISAATGLQKGIAGLSVLNTWLFFAIIAFVLAAGPLTEMLGLSLRGGADYVRTFIPRNLGLDVDADWHRQWTIFNWANWFAWAPVTALFLGRLAVGYSVRAFILMNLILPALFGALWMTAIAGAAIAIDQHSGASLYAILASEGPDPVLFRLFDALGGGSFVTAAVLFAIFLSYVAGADANVSAMSALSTHGISPEAPEAPLAVQVVWGTTVGLVAIVLVAASGIDGIRMMSVLGGFPALFVIAGAALSLGVMAVRGRKGMAPAQPG, from the coding sequence ATGACAGCGCCCCTACCCCGCTCGATCAACCGCCCGGTGTTCCTCATCCCCCTCGCCGTGCTCGCGACCGCCCTTGGCGCAAGCCTTTGGCGAGGGACGGCCTTCCTTGCTCTTGAGACCGCGTTCAACGACTGGATATTGCTGCGCTTCGGACCCGTCTTCACGGTCGCGAGCGTCCTTTTTCTCGCGCTGCTCGCAGCGATCGCGCTCTCGCCCTTCGGCGGGTCGATCATCGGTGGACCCCACGCAAGGCCGCTGCTCGGCCGTTGGCGCTGGTTCGCGGTCACCTTGTGCACCACGATCGCGACGGGCATCCTTTTCTGGGGCGTCGCCGAGCCGCTCTTCCACCTCAACGCGCCTCCGAAGATGCTGGGGCTTGTGCCGGGCAGCGATGGTGCGGCGACCTTCGCCATGTCGACGATGTTCCTTCACTGGACGCTCACGCCCTATGCGATCTACACGGTTGCCGCGCTCGCCTTCGCCATCATCTACTACAACCGGCGCGAGCCCTTTCGTCTCTCCTCCCTTTTCGTGCCGCTGCTCGGCCAGCGCGCGCACGGGCCGGTCGGCTCTGCGGTCGACATCCTCTGTCTCTACGCGCTCGTCGCCGGAATGGCAGCCTCGCTCGGCGCCGGCATCCTGTCGCTTGCCGGCGGCGTTGAGGGGCTGGGCGGCTTTGTGGGCGGGGTGCCGCTTCGCTGGGCCATAGCGGGGCTGATCGTCGCGAGTTTCCTCATTTCGGCCGCAACCGGGCTCCAAAAGGGGATCGCGGGCCTGTCGGTCCTCAACACCTGGCTCTTCTTCGCCATCATCGCCTTTGTTCTCGCCGCAGGACCACTGACCGAGATGCTCGGCCTGTCGCTGAGAGGCGGCGCGGACTATGTGCGCACCTTCATTCCCCGCAACCTCGGGCTCGACGTCGATGCCGACTGGCATCGGCAGTGGACGATCTTCAACTGGGCGAACTGGTTCGCGTGGGCGCCGGTGACCGCGCTGTTTCTCGGGCGGCTCGCGGTCGGCTATTCCGTGCGCGCCTTCATCTTGATGAACCTCATCCTCCCGGCACTGTTCGGCGCGCTCTGGATGACGGCGATCGCCGGCGCGGCGATCGCCATCGATCAGCATAGCGGCGCAAGCCTCTATGCCATCCTCGCCAGCGAAGGGCCCGATCCCGTGCTGTTCCGCCTGTTCGACGCGCTGGGCGGCGGCTCCTTCGTCACTGCGGCCGTACTCTTCGCGATCTTCCTCTCCTATGTCGCGGGCGCCGATGCCAATGTCTCGGCGATGAGCGCGCTCTCGACGCACGGTATCTCACCCGAAGCGCCCGAGGCGCCGCTCGCCGTCCAGGTCGTCTGGGGCACGACTGTCGGACTCGTTGCGATCGTCCTCGTCGCCGCATCGGGTATCGACGGCATTCGCATGATGTCGGTGCTCGGCGGTTTTCCGGCGCTCTTCGTGATTGCGGGGGCCGCCTTGTCGCTGGGCGTGATGGCCGTGCGGGGGCGCAAGGGTATGGCCCCCGCACAGCCAGGATAG